The Candidatus Rokuibacteriota bacterium genome window below encodes:
- a CDS encoding ABC transporter substrate-binding protein yields the protein GMQWFSAVPFGLNAQGSYAWYHAGGGAAIMEEMYKAFDLVPRLAGSTGVQMGGWFRKRIDSLADYKGLKMRIPGLGGKVIAKAGATVTLIAPGDVYTSLERGTIDATELVAPHDDLRQGYQRVARYYYYPAWHETGTTVEMTFHRKAYEALPVDLQRIVDAAVGMTNTTMLAEYEIKNALGLQRLRTEFRDKVEVLRFPPEVMKELKRLAGEVNREESERTPMGKKVFASYTKSQALIQDWGRISEAAYHSLVVG from the coding sequence CCGGCATGCAGTGGTTCAGCGCCGTGCCCTTCGGCCTGAACGCCCAGGGGTCGTACGCCTGGTACCACGCCGGCGGCGGCGCCGCCATCATGGAGGAGATGTACAAGGCCTTCGACCTGGTCCCGCGGCTCGCGGGCTCGACGGGGGTCCAGATGGGCGGATGGTTCCGGAAGCGGATCGACAGCCTCGCGGACTACAAGGGGCTCAAGATGCGGATCCCCGGGCTCGGCGGCAAGGTGATCGCCAAGGCCGGGGCCACGGTGACGCTCATCGCGCCGGGGGACGTCTACACCTCGCTCGAGCGCGGCACCATCGATGCGACCGAGCTGGTCGCGCCGCACGACGATCTCCGCCAGGGCTATCAGCGCGTCGCCCGCTACTACTACTACCCGGCCTGGCACGAGACCGGCACCACCGTCGAGATGACCTTCCACCGGAAGGCCTACGAGGCGCTCCCGGTGGATCTCCAGCGCATCGTGGACGCCGCGGTCGGGATGACGAACACGACGATGCTGGCCGAGTACGAGATCAAGAACGCGCTGGGCTTGCAGCGGCTGCGCACGGAGTTCAGGGACAAGGTCGAGGTACTGCGCTTCCCGCCCGAGGTCATGAAGGAGCTGAAGCGACTCGCAGGCGAGGTCAACCGGGAGGAGTCCGAGCGCACCCCCATGGGGAAGAAGGTATTCGCCTCGTACACGAAGTCCCAGGCCCTGATCCAGGACTGGGGCCGGATCTCGGAGGCAGCCTACCACTCGCTCGTGGTCGGATAG
- a CDS encoding CoA transferase: MPLPLEGIRVVEIAQNLAGPFAAEILGHMGAEVVKVERPEGGDDARGWGPPFWRGVSPAYLAMNANKRGITVDLKDPQEVAWLVDYAARADVLIQNLRPGVVEALGLGAEALQARNPRLVYCSLRAFGIAGPMRLRPGYEPMVQAFSGLMMMNGDEGGPPTRMGTSVLDFGTGMWAAIGTLAALAQRQRTGRGCVVDTSLLETGLAWLTGHFASYRVSGEVPQRHRTGSNRLVPFQGFETRTGPLIVAAGNDRLFAKLAQVLGRPEWAHDPRFQTNADRFAHRDLLLREIETILLTRSKGEWIDRLEEAGIPCAPIHTLPEVLAHEQTRATGMVQPVPGVPDLELMGLPIMFDGERPALRRAPPALGEHDGEIRGAAPA; the protein is encoded by the coding sequence ATGCCGCTGCCGCTCGAGGGTATCCGCGTCGTCGAGATCGCCCAGAACCTGGCCGGCCCCTTCGCCGCCGAGATCCTCGGCCACATGGGCGCCGAGGTCGTGAAGGTGGAGCGGCCCGAGGGGGGCGACGACGCCCGTGGCTGGGGCCCGCCCTTCTGGCGTGGCGTCTCCCCCGCCTACCTGGCCATGAACGCCAACAAGCGCGGGATCACCGTGGACCTGAAGGACCCGCAGGAGGTCGCCTGGCTCGTCGACTACGCCGCGCGCGCCGACGTCCTCATCCAGAACCTCCGCCCCGGCGTCGTGGAGGCCCTCGGGCTCGGGGCCGAGGCCCTGCAGGCGCGCAACCCGCGGCTCGTCTACTGCTCGCTCCGGGCCTTCGGCATCGCGGGGCCCATGCGGCTCCGCCCCGGCTACGAGCCCATGGTGCAGGCCTTCTCCGGCCTCATGATGATGAACGGGGACGAGGGCGGTCCCCCCACGCGCATGGGCACCTCGGTGCTCGACTTCGGCACCGGGATGTGGGCCGCCATCGGCACGCTGGCAGCGCTCGCGCAGCGCCAGCGCACCGGGCGCGGCTGCGTCGTCGACACCTCCCTCCTCGAGACGGGGCTGGCCTGGCTCACGGGACACTTCGCCTCCTACCGCGTCTCGGGCGAGGTGCCGCAGCGCCACCGCACGGGGAGCAACCGCCTCGTGCCCTTCCAGGGCTTCGAGACGCGGACCGGCCCGCTCATCGTGGCCGCCGGCAACGACCGGCTCTTCGCCAAGCTGGCGCAGGTGCTGGGCCGCCCGGAATGGGCTCACGACCCGCGCTTCCAGACCAACGCCGACCGCTTCGCCCACAGGGACCTGCTGCTCCGCGAGATCGAGACGATCCTGCTCACGCGCAGCAAGGGCGAGTGGATCGACCGCCTCGAGGAGGCCGGCATCCCCTGCGCCCCCATCCACACCTTGCCCGAGGTGCTGGCCCATGAGCAGACCCGCGCCACCGGCATGGTCCAGCCCGTGCCCGGCGTGCCGGACCTCGAGCTGATGGGGCTGCCCATCATGTTCGACGGCGAGCGCCCGGCCCTCCGCCGCGCCCCGCCCGCCCTCGGCGAGCACGACGGCGAGATCCGGGGCGCCGCGCCCGCGTAG
- a CDS encoding MBL fold metallo-hydrolase has translation MTPITLGEVSVARVVEIDRSFNRTLDMLPGSTPEAIARHDAWLRPHFFDPAVNDLGSRIQTYVVRTPRHTVLIDTGVGNDKARAAAPAWHLRQGGYLDDLRAVGVTPDQVDIVLCTHLHVDHVGWNTRLVDGRWVPTFPRARYVFVGPEWEFWKWESQSGREASGCIADSVAPVVEAGQAVLVDSTHVVDPWLAFESAPGHTPGHVAVRLTTSAGTAVFSGDLMHRTVQVAEPQWSSKFCYEPGRATATRRAFIEQHADSGVLVLAAHFPRPGFIVSEAGECRFTPTAEGF, from the coding sequence ATGACCCCGATCACGCTCGGTGAGGTCAGCGTCGCCCGCGTCGTGGAGATCGACCGCTCCTTCAACCGGACGCTGGACATGCTCCCCGGCTCGACACCCGAGGCCATCGCGCGACACGACGCCTGGCTCCGGCCGCACTTCTTCGACCCGGCCGTGAACGACCTCGGCTCGCGCATCCAGACCTACGTGGTCCGCACGCCGCGCCACACGGTGCTCATCGACACCGGCGTGGGCAACGACAAGGCTCGCGCCGCCGCGCCGGCCTGGCACCTGCGCCAGGGCGGCTACCTCGACGACCTCCGCGCCGTCGGGGTCACGCCCGACCAGGTGGACATCGTCCTCTGCACTCATCTGCACGTGGACCACGTCGGCTGGAACACGCGCCTCGTGGATGGCCGCTGGGTGCCGACCTTCCCGCGAGCCAGGTACGTGTTCGTGGGGCCGGAGTGGGAATTCTGGAAGTGGGAGAGCCAGAGTGGGCGGGAAGCCTCCGGCTGCATCGCCGACAGCGTGGCGCCCGTCGTGGAGGCGGGCCAAGCCGTCCTCGTGGACAGCACGCATGTCGTGGACCCGTGGCTCGCCTTCGAGTCCGCCCCCGGCCACACCCCCGGCCACGTCGCGGTGCGTCTCACCACGAGCGCGGGCACGGCCGTCTTCTCGGGCGACCTCATGCACCGCACCGTGCAGGTCGCCGAACCCCAGTGGAGCAGCAAGTTCTGCTACGAGCCCGGTCGCGCCACCGCGACGCGCCGCGCCTTCATCGAGCAGCACGCCGACTCGGGCGTCCTCGTGCTGGCGGCGCATTTCCCGCGCCCGGGTTTCATCGTGAGCGAGGCGGGCGAGTGCCGCTTCACCCCCACCGCCGAGGGGTTCTGA
- a CDS encoding acyl-CoA/acyl-ACP dehydrogenase produces the protein MSEARTILAEAVTRILTDRVTKDVLESAEKGQWPAALWQALEESGLTLPLVPEARGGAGGSWGDAHVLLTAAGRFAAPVPLAETMIASWLLAEAGLEVPLGPLAVAPVRRGDLLRLERAGGGWRLGGSAGRVPWGGGAGHLVVVTTPDGRAGGEPAMIALVAAGQAQVTTDVNLALEPRDTLVFDGAPVLAAAPAPARIPGDVLWLYGALARAAQMAGGLEYLLAQTVQYAGERKQFGKPIGSFQAIQWQCAILGEQTAAAATAAAQAFRAAEQAAEAGEAAFEIAVAKSRVGEAAGLGAGIAHQLHGAIGFTYEHSLHFVTRRLWSWRAEFGGESHWAERLGREAASRGPDLLWPYLTRR, from the coding sequence ATGAGTGAGGCGCGGACGATCCTCGCGGAGGCAGTGACTCGCATCCTGACGGACCGCGTCACCAAGGACGTGCTGGAGTCGGCCGAGAAGGGCCAGTGGCCTGCCGCCCTCTGGCAGGCGCTCGAGGAGAGCGGGCTCACGCTGCCGCTGGTCCCCGAGGCGCGGGGCGGCGCCGGCGGTAGCTGGGGCGATGCCCATGTGCTCCTGACCGCGGCCGGCCGCTTCGCCGCGCCCGTCCCGCTCGCCGAGACCATGATCGCCAGCTGGCTCCTCGCCGAGGCCGGGCTCGAGGTGCCGCTCGGGCCGCTGGCCGTGGCGCCGGTGCGGCGCGGCGATCTCCTGCGCCTCGAGCGCGCGGGCGGCGGCTGGCGGCTCGGCGGCAGCGCGGGGCGCGTGCCGTGGGGCGGCGGCGCCGGCCATCTCGTGGTGGTCACCACGCCCGACGGGCGGGCCGGCGGCGAGCCGGCGATGATCGCGCTCGTGGCCGCGGGGCAGGCGCAGGTGACGACGGACGTCAACCTCGCGCTCGAGCCGCGGGACACCCTCGTCTTCGACGGCGCGCCCGTGCTGGCCGCCGCGCCGGCCCCCGCGCGTATCCCCGGCGACGTCCTCTGGCTCTATGGCGCTCTGGCGCGCGCGGCGCAGATGGCGGGGGGCCTGGAGTACCTCCTGGCGCAGACGGTCCAGTACGCCGGCGAGCGGAAGCAGTTCGGCAAGCCCATCGGCTCCTTCCAGGCCATCCAGTGGCAGTGCGCCATCCTGGGGGAGCAGACCGCCGCCGCGGCCACGGCGGCAGCCCAGGCCTTCCGCGCCGCCGAGCAGGCCGCGGAAGCAGGAGAGGCCGCCTTCGAGATCGCCGTCGCCAAGTCGCGCGTGGGCGAGGCCGCGGGGCTCGGCGCCGGCATCGCGCATCAGCTTCACGGGGCCATCGGCTTCACCTACGAGCACAGCCTGCACTTCGTCACGCGCCGGCTCTGGTCCTGGCGCGCCGAGTTCGGCGGCGAGAGCCACTGGGCCGAGCGGCTCGGGCGCGAGGCCGCCTCCCGCGGCCCCGATCTCCTCTGGCCCTACTTGACGAGGCGGTAG
- a CDS encoding acyl-CoA dehydrogenase family protein, with product MTAAVAAFRFDLCTLPPAAEALRAEVRAFLRDTLGDAPPVRRARSWSGVDREFSRKMGARGWIGMTWPRRYGGHERSALERYVVLEEMLAAGAPVGAHWVADRQSGPLLLRFGTEAQRERFLPGIARGDLGFAIGMSEPDSGSDLASIRTRAERVTGGYRVNGTKGWTSNAHRADYMIALFRTRVVPEKKHEGLSQFLVDPRSPGITIRPIIDLAGSHHFNEVVFEDVFVPEDMRVGEEGAGWKQVGAELAFERSGPERYLSCVALLGELIREASKDPGERMAVTLGRLVAHLATLRQMSLAVAGMLERGENPNLEAALVKDLGTNFEQEIPEVVHALLGCEPTAEGSDLQQVLAYLVQKAPSFSLRGGTREILRGIIARGLGLR from the coding sequence ATGACGGCCGCCGTGGCGGCCTTCCGCTTCGATCTCTGCACGCTGCCGCCGGCCGCCGAGGCGTTGCGCGCCGAGGTCCGGGCCTTCCTCCGGGACACCCTCGGCGACGCCCCGCCGGTCAGGCGGGCGCGCTCCTGGAGCGGCGTGGACCGCGAGTTCAGCCGCAAGATGGGGGCACGCGGCTGGATCGGCATGACCTGGCCCCGCCGCTACGGCGGCCATGAGCGAAGCGCGCTCGAGCGCTACGTGGTGCTGGAGGAGATGCTGGCAGCCGGGGCCCCGGTTGGCGCCCACTGGGTCGCCGACCGGCAGAGCGGCCCGCTGCTCCTGCGCTTCGGGACGGAGGCCCAGCGGGAGCGCTTCCTCCCCGGCATCGCGCGCGGCGATCTCGGCTTCGCCATCGGCATGAGCGAGCCCGACTCGGGCTCCGACCTGGCCTCGATCCGCACCCGCGCCGAGCGGGTCACCGGCGGCTACCGCGTCAACGGCACCAAGGGCTGGACCAGCAATGCCCATCGCGCCGACTACATGATCGCGCTGTTCCGGACGCGCGTGGTGCCCGAGAAGAAGCACGAGGGGCTCTCCCAGTTCCTGGTGGACCCGCGGTCGCCGGGTATCACCATCCGGCCCATCATCGACCTGGCGGGCTCGCATCACTTCAACGAGGTGGTCTTCGAGGACGTCTTCGTCCCCGAGGACATGCGCGTGGGCGAGGAGGGCGCCGGCTGGAAGCAGGTGGGGGCCGAACTGGCCTTCGAGCGCAGCGGTCCCGAGCGCTACCTCTCCTGTGTCGCGCTGCTGGGGGAACTGATCCGCGAGGCCTCCAAGGATCCGGGCGAGCGGATGGCCGTGACCCTCGGCCGGCTCGTGGCCCACCTGGCCACGCTCCGGCAGATGTCGCTGGCGGTCGCGGGCATGCTCGAGCGCGGGGAGAACCCGAACCTCGAGGCCGCGCTGGTGAAGGACCTCGGCACCAACTTCGAGCAGGAGATCCCCGAGGTGGTCCACGCGCTCCTGGGCTGCGAGCCCACGGCGGAAGGGAGCGACCTCCAGCAGGTGCTCGCCTACCTCGTGCAGAAGGCCCCGTCCTTCTCCCTCCGCGGCGGCACGCGCGAGATCCTGCGCGGCATCATCGCCCGCGGCCTCGGGCTCCGGTAG